In a single window of the Streptomyces sp. NBC_00285 genome:
- the whiA gene encoding DNA-binding protein WhiA codes for MAMTAAVKDEISRLPVTRTCCRKAEVSAVLRFAGGLHLVSGRIVIEAELDTAMAARRLKRDILEIFGHSSELIVMAPGGLRRGSRYVVRVVAGGDQLARQTGLVDGRGRPIRGLPPQVVSGATCDAEAAWRGAFLAHGSLTEPGRSSSLEVTCPGPEAALALVGAARRLSIAAKAREVRGVDRVVVRDGDAIGALLTRLGAHESVLAWEERRMRREVRATANRLANFDDANLRRSARAAVAAGARVQRALEILADDVPEHLAAAGRLRIEHKQASLEELGALADPPLTKDAVAGRIRRLLAMADKRASDLGIPSTESSITEEMADNLVG; via the coding sequence ATGGCGATGACGGCAGCGGTGAAGGACGAGATCTCCCGGCTTCCCGTCACCCGGACCTGCTGCAGAAAGGCGGAGGTCTCCGCTGTTCTGCGGTTCGCCGGCGGCCTTCACCTGGTGAGCGGGCGCATTGTGATCGAGGCGGAGCTGGACACCGCGATGGCGGCCCGTCGGCTCAAGCGGGACATTCTGGAGATCTTCGGCCACAGTTCCGAACTGATCGTGATGGCACCGGGCGGGCTGCGCCGCGGCTCGCGTTACGTCGTCCGGGTGGTCGCGGGCGGTGACCAGCTGGCCCGCCAGACCGGCCTGGTCGACGGCCGCGGCCGGCCGATCCGGGGTCTGCCCCCGCAGGTCGTCTCCGGCGCCACCTGTGACGCCGAGGCCGCCTGGCGCGGGGCCTTCCTGGCGCACGGCTCACTCACCGAGCCCGGCCGCTCCTCCTCCCTGGAGGTGACCTGCCCGGGTCCGGAGGCCGCGCTGGCCCTGGTCGGCGCCGCCCGCCGGCTGTCCATCGCGGCCAAGGCCCGCGAGGTCCGCGGGGTCGACCGGGTCGTGGTCCGGGACGGCGACGCGATCGGCGCCCTGCTCACCCGGCTGGGCGCCCACGAGTCGGTGCTCGCCTGGGAGGAGCGCCGGATGCGCCGCGAGGTGCGCGCGACGGCGAACCGGCTCGCCAACTTCGACGACGCCAACCTGCGACGATCCGCGCGCGCGGCCGTCGCCGCCGGGGCCCGGGTCCAGCGCGCCCTGGAGATCCTCGCCGACGACGTGCCCGAGCACCTGGCCGCCGCGGGGCGACTGCGCATCGAGCACAAGCAGGCCTCCCTGGAGGAGCTGGGCGCGCTCGCCGACCCGCCGCTGACCAAGGACGCCGTCGCCGGCCGTATCCGCCGACTGCTGGCGATGGCCGACAAGCGGGCATCCGACCTCGGCATCCCGAGCACGGAATCCAGCATCACCGAGGAGATGGCCGACAACCTGGTCGGCTGA
- a CDS encoding gluconeogenesis factor YvcK family protein: MTGRSSRLSRLRRAVPEGRVSRPVEARGAKPRRRGAQPKVVALGGGMGLSASLAALRRITGDLTAVVTVADDGGSSGRLRDELGVLPPGDLRKALAALCGDDDWGQTWARVIQHRFQSKGDLHEHAVGNLLIVALWEQLGDHVQALDLVGRLLGAHGRVLPMSAVPLELQALVKGHDPERPEDVDTVRGQATVALTPGEVQSVHVVPHDPPAVPEAVEAVRDADWVVLGPGSWFSSVIPHLLVPELLDALTQTKARRVLSLNLAPQPGETDGFSPQRHLEVLGRHAPKLALDVVLADQAAVPDRDSLTDAAKRFGAAVELAPVAWPDGTPRHDPELLAAAYDRIFRMHGRIGPWR; encoded by the coding sequence ATGACAGGACGTTCTTCCCGGCTGAGCAGGCTGCGCCGGGCGGTGCCCGAGGGGCGGGTGAGCCGTCCCGTCGAGGCACGCGGCGCCAAACCGCGCCGCCGCGGTGCCCAGCCCAAGGTGGTCGCGCTCGGCGGCGGCATGGGCCTGTCCGCGTCGCTCGCCGCCCTGCGCCGGATCACCGGTGACCTGACCGCCGTCGTCACCGTGGCCGACGACGGCGGCTCCAGCGGCCGGCTCCGCGACGAGCTGGGTGTGCTGCCGCCAGGCGACCTGCGCAAGGCACTGGCCGCGCTGTGCGGGGACGACGACTGGGGCCAGACCTGGGCCCGGGTCATCCAGCACCGCTTCCAGTCCAAGGGCGACCTGCACGAACACGCGGTGGGCAACCTGCTGATCGTCGCCCTGTGGGAGCAGCTCGGCGACCATGTCCAGGCCCTCGACCTGGTCGGCAGGCTCCTGGGCGCGCACGGGCGCGTGCTGCCCATGTCCGCCGTACCCCTGGAGCTCCAGGCCCTGGTCAAGGGGCACGACCCGGAGCGGCCCGAGGACGTGGACACCGTACGGGGGCAGGCGACCGTGGCCCTGACGCCGGGCGAGGTGCAGTCCGTGCACGTCGTGCCGCACGACCCGCCGGCGGTCCCCGAGGCGGTGGAGGCCGTGCGGGACGCGGACTGGGTGGTCCTCGGTCCCGGCTCGTGGTTCTCCTCGGTCATCCCGCACCTGCTGGTGCCGGAACTCCTCGACGCGCTGACCCAGACGAAGGCGCGCCGGGTGCTCTCCCTGAACCTCGCTCCGCAGCCGGGAGAAACCGATGGCTTCTCCCCGCAGCGTCATTTGGAGGTTTTGGGACGACACGCCCCTAAACTCGCCCTGGACGTGGTGCTGGCCGACCAGGCCGCCGTGCCCGACCGCGATTCCCTCACCGATGCCGCCAAGCGGTTCGGCGCCGCGGTCGAGCTGGCGCCGGTGGCCTGGCCCGACGGCACCCCGAGGCACGACCCGGAGCTGTTGGCCGCCGCGTACGACCGTATTTTTCGGATGCATGGAAGGATCGGCCCATGGCGATGA
- the rapZ gene encoding RNase adapter RapZ, producing the protein MNVNEHEEQQDQSGDDAQVSTGAPLESAGVPETAIPELVIISGMSGAGRSTAAKCLEDLGWFVVDNLPPALIPTMVELGARSQGNVARIAVVVDVRGRRFFDNLRDSLADLAAKHVTRRIVFLESSDDALVRRFESVRRPHPLQGDGRIVDGIDAERELLRELRGDADLVIDTSSLNVHELRAKMDAQFAGEEEPELRATVMSFGFKYGLPVDADMVADMRFLPNPHWVPELRPFTGLNEEVSAYIFNQPGAKEFLDRYAELLRLVAAGYRREGKRYVTIAIGCTGGKHRSVATSEKLAARLAAEGVETVVVHRDMGRE; encoded by the coding sequence ATGAATGTGAACGAGCACGAAGAACAACAGGACCAGAGCGGGGACGACGCACAGGTGAGCACGGGCGCACCCCTCGAATCGGCCGGAGTCCCGGAGACGGCCATCCCCGAGCTGGTGATCATCTCCGGGATGTCCGGCGCCGGCCGCTCGACCGCCGCCAAGTGTCTGGAGGACCTCGGCTGGTTCGTCGTCGACAACCTGCCGCCCGCGCTGATCCCCACCATGGTGGAACTCGGCGCCCGCTCCCAGGGCAACGTCGCCCGGATCGCGGTCGTCGTCGACGTCCGCGGCCGACGCTTCTTCGACAACCTCCGTGACTCCCTCGCCGACCTGGCGGCCAAGCACGTCACCCGGCGCATCGTCTTCCTGGAGTCCTCCGACGACGCCCTGGTGCGCCGCTTCGAGTCGGTGCGCCGCCCGCACCCCCTCCAGGGCGACGGGCGCATCGTCGACGGCATCGACGCCGAGCGCGAACTCCTGCGCGAGCTGCGTGGCGACGCCGACCTGGTCATCGACACCTCCAGCCTCAACGTCCACGAGTTGCGCGCCAAGATGGACGCCCAGTTCGCCGGCGAGGAGGAGCCCGAGCTGCGGGCCACCGTCATGTCCTTCGGCTTCAAGTACGGCCTCCCGGTCGACGCCGACATGGTCGCGGACATGCGGTTCCTGCCCAACCCGCACTGGGTGCCGGAACTGCGCCCCTTCACCGGCCTCAACGAGGAGGTGTCGGCGTACATCTTCAACCAGCCCGGTGCCAAGGAGTTCCTCGACCGCTACGCCGAGCTGCTGCGCCTCGTCGCGGCCGGCTACCGCCGCGAGGGCAAGCGGTACGTGACCATCGCCATCGGCTGCACCGGCGGCAAGCACCGCTCGGTGGCCACGTCGGAGAAGCTCGCCGCGCGCCTCGCGGCCGAGGGTGTGGAGACGGTGGTCGTGCACCGGGACATGGGACGGGAATGA